The following are encoded together in the Bradyrhizobium sp. CCGUVB1N3 genome:
- a CDS encoding glycosyltransferase → MIANYQAVAIPGDHKEQAAMMVLHVTGAYPTEQNPSEGVFIRTQVESLAKLGIDVDVCLLNGTGIGKYFKGIAEVRKAVRSREYDIVHAHYMYSGWTARLATALPLVVSFMGNDVYGNCSEWGEYRSSNRVLHGLFSRLLSYATAHNIAKSAGLAKYLRAKTTSIISNGVDLDIFYPRTVAKREVGLKECEQHVLFAGRPSAGGYKRYPLAEAAFELVRKSNPSAKLVTLDKRPQQEVARFLNAVDCLLLTSAHEGSPNIVKEALACNLPIVSVDVGDVAERIREFEGCYIVPDEPAFIAEAVAKVLVRGKRLSGAYAAVDEISLAKIGRRIQSLYEHVLS, encoded by the coding sequence TTGATAGCGAATTATCAGGCGGTCGCCATTCCCGGAGACCACAAGGAGCAAGCCGCGATGATGGTTCTGCATGTGACGGGCGCATACCCTACTGAACAGAATCCGTCTGAGGGAGTTTTCATCCGCACTCAAGTGGAGTCGCTGGCGAAGCTTGGGATTGATGTTGATGTTTGCCTGCTCAATGGCACTGGCATTGGCAAATATTTCAAGGGCATTGCTGAAGTACGGAAGGCTGTGCGTTCGAGGGAGTACGATATCGTTCATGCGCACTATATGTACTCAGGCTGGACTGCCAGATTAGCTACTGCCCTGCCACTCGTTGTGTCTTTTATGGGCAACGACGTATATGGAAATTGCAGCGAGTGGGGAGAATATCGATCCTCTAATCGAGTGTTGCACGGACTATTCTCCCGTTTATTGTCGTACGCGACGGCTCACAATATTGCGAAGAGTGCCGGTCTTGCAAAATATCTTCGCGCCAAAACAACGTCGATTATTTCCAATGGAGTGGATCTTGATATCTTCTATCCCAGAACGGTCGCTAAGCGCGAAGTGGGTCTGAAGGAATGCGAGCAGCACGTTCTATTTGCAGGCAGGCCCTCAGCAGGGGGTTATAAGAGATACCCGCTCGCCGAAGCCGCTTTTGAGTTAGTTCGAAAATCAAATCCATCTGCCAAATTGGTCACTCTTGATAAGAGACCTCAACAAGAAGTCGCGCGATTCCTGAACGCCGTCGATTGTTTGCTGCTTACATCCGCTCATGAGGGTTCTCCGAACATTGTCAAAGAAGCTCTTGCCTGCAATCTACCGATTGTCTCCGTCGATGTTGGCGACGTGGCCGAGCGAATTAGAGAGTTCGAAGGATGTTACATCGTGCCTGACGAACCGGCCTTTATCGCGGAAGCTGTAGCGAAGGTACTGGTCCGTGGAAAGCGTCTTTCCGGCGCTTATGCCGCGGTCGATGAAATTTCGCTCGCGAAGATCGGCAGGCGAATACAATCTTTGTATGAGCACGTTCTCTCCTGA
- a CDS encoding glycosyltransferase — MYASPIALLFRSALINGMIRYAPLVLNLKDQAYRRLLLTAPFSTVILANSLAGLRAFGVDGKKGLCIHNGFNLNRVNNLPDVNTVKHSLEIRTKHVVGMIARFHREKDYSTFFKAAKLLCSERKDITFVAVGEGPDLESFRGRLKSDSQANIRILGVSKRVEEIVKTFSVGVLVTDTRYHGEGIANAILEYMALEKPVIATDAAGNREIVKDGENGFLIPFGDENALALRIREIVDRPDVGSAFGRAGRALVEQKFGIEQMVQKHVELFRRLASRERFEVGLRDGASS; from the coding sequence GTGTATGCGTCACCAATTGCGTTGTTATTTAGATCGGCTTTGATCAATGGGATGATACGATACGCACCGCTCGTTTTGAATTTGAAAGATCAAGCATACCGACGTTTACTTCTGACAGCTCCATTTTCAACGGTAATCCTGGCAAACTCATTGGCGGGACTTAGAGCTTTTGGAGTTGATGGCAAAAAAGGTCTTTGCATACACAACGGTTTCAATCTTAACCGAGTAAACAATCTTCCTGACGTCAACACCGTCAAGCATTCGTTGGAGATAAGAACCAAGCATGTGGTCGGTATGATCGCACGATTCCATCGAGAGAAAGATTATAGTACGTTTTTTAAAGCGGCAAAATTGCTGTGCAGCGAGCGCAAGGACATTACATTCGTTGCTGTCGGTGAAGGACCGGATCTGGAAAGCTTCAGGGGGCGTCTGAAGAGCGACAGTCAGGCGAATATACGCATTCTAGGAGTCAGCAAACGGGTCGAAGAAATCGTAAAAACGTTTTCCGTCGGAGTCTTGGTAACGGACACAAGATACCACGGAGAGGGAATAGCTAATGCAATTCTGGAGTACATGGCGCTGGAAAAGCCGGTCATAGCCACAGACGCAGCTGGCAATCGCGAAATTGTCAAGGACGGGGAGAATGGATTCCTAATTCCATTCGGAGATGAAAATGCACTGGCGTTGCGGATAAGGGAAATTGTCGACCGTCCTGACGTTGGAAGCGCGTTCGGTCGCGCAGGACGGGCGCTCGTGGAGCAGAAGTTCGGGATTGAGCAAATGGTGCAGAAGCACGTTGAACTGTTTCGGCGATTGGCAAGTAGGGAGCGCTTTGAAGTTGGATTGCGAGATGGGGCCTCAAGTTGA
- a CDS encoding DegT/DnrJ/EryC1/StrS aminotransferase family protein codes for MHIPFVDLKAQYETLKDEVAEAIRGVLNSAQYIGGEALTSFERDFAAYCQVRHARGVANGTDALHLALRALGIGHGDEVITTAHTFIATAAAIVATGARPVFVDIDPDTYTIDPKMIERAVTDRTRAIIAVHLFGQPADMGPIKDIARRRGLYVLEDAAQAHGAEYQGVRTGALGDVACFSFYPAKNLGAYGDGGAITTNNAAIAERIERLRDHGRTTHYSHAEIGFNSRLDALQAAILQIKLRRLDEWNANRRRAAEWYAAELAQSGIKTPFVRKGSTHVYHLYVITTNERDAMRIKLDEAGVATGIHYPLPLHLQPALVHLGYRKGDLPFCEAMAARSLSLPMFPELTRDQVRRVAAIVGAPAEQDGHEELWRKSTYAPAALRADGGKEWR; via the coding sequence ATGCACATTCCGTTCGTCGATCTCAAAGCGCAATATGAAACGCTGAAAGACGAGGTGGCCGAAGCAATTCGGGGCGTCCTCAACTCAGCGCAGTACATAGGCGGTGAGGCGCTTACCTCGTTCGAAAGAGATTTCGCCGCGTATTGCCAGGTGCGCCATGCGCGCGGTGTGGCGAACGGCACGGACGCGCTTCATCTGGCGCTGCGGGCCTTGGGTATTGGTCATGGCGACGAGGTGATTACAACCGCCCATACCTTCATCGCCACCGCGGCGGCCATCGTGGCGACGGGAGCGCGGCCCGTGTTCGTCGATATCGATCCGGACACCTACACGATCGATCCCAAGATGATCGAGCGCGCCGTAACCGATCGTACAAGAGCGATCATCGCGGTTCACCTCTTCGGGCAGCCGGCTGACATGGGTCCAATCAAGGACATCGCACGGCGGCGCGGCCTCTATGTCCTGGAAGATGCAGCCCAGGCGCACGGAGCGGAATATCAGGGGGTCCGCACCGGGGCGCTCGGCGATGTCGCATGTTTCTCGTTTTATCCGGCGAAGAACCTCGGGGCCTATGGCGACGGCGGAGCGATCACCACCAACAATGCCGCGATCGCCGAGCGGATCGAACGACTGCGTGACCACGGTCGAACCACCCACTACAGCCACGCCGAGATCGGGTTCAACAGCCGGCTAGACGCTCTCCAGGCCGCAATCCTGCAGATCAAGCTCCGGCGTCTGGATGAATGGAACGCCAACCGGCGGCGCGCTGCGGAGTGGTACGCCGCGGAGTTGGCGCAGTCGGGGATCAAGACGCCGTTCGTTCGAAAGGGGTCGACGCACGTCTACCATTTGTATGTGATCACCACGAACGAGCGTGACGCAATGCGGATCAAGCTCGACGAGGCCGGCGTGGCGACCGGGATCCACTATCCGTTGCCGCTCCACCTACAGCCCGCTCTCGTCCATCTCGGCTACAGGAAAGGTGACCTGCCATTCTGCGAAGCGATGGCCGCGCGATCATTGTCCCTGCCCATGTTCCCCGAACTCACACGCGACCAGGTGCGCCGTGTCGCCGCGATTGTGGGCGCTCCGGCCGAGCAGGACGGTCACGAGGAATTGTGGCGGAAGTCGACGTATGCGCCCGCCGCGCTACGCGCCGATGGCGGGAAGGAGTGGCGATGA
- a CDS encoding sugar transferase yields the protein MPKLPSHEATRGKTALREFGKRALDVAICVLAIVPLALVFIAVWIAIHLDSPGPAVFRQRRIGRDEKPFNCFKFRTLRHNADENIHREAIRKAWAKQPLSNDPAAPYKLTDDPRVTRVGRWLRRTSLDELPQLLNVLRGEMSIVGPRPAIPYELEHFRDWHHKRHIVKPGITGICQVRARGRVSPEVMLEMDVEYAMNWTLWTDLKLIALTFPAVLRGHGAR from the coding sequence GTGCCGAAATTGCCGTCGCATGAAGCCACGCGGGGGAAGACGGCCCTGCGGGAATTCGGAAAGCGGGCGCTCGACGTCGCGATCTGCGTTCTCGCGATCGTGCCGCTGGCCCTCGTCTTCATCGCGGTGTGGATAGCAATCCATCTCGATAGCCCCGGACCAGCGGTCTTTCGCCAACGCCGGATCGGGCGAGACGAGAAGCCGTTCAACTGCTTCAAATTCCGGACGCTCCGCCACAACGCCGACGAAAACATCCATCGCGAGGCGATCCGGAAAGCTTGGGCAAAGCAACCCCTCTCGAACGATCCCGCCGCCCCTTACAAGTTGACAGACGATCCTCGCGTGACGCGCGTGGGACGGTGGTTGCGGAGAACCAGCCTCGACGAGCTGCCTCAACTCCTCAACGTATTGCGGGGCGAGATGAGCATCGTCGGTCCGCGGCCGGCAATTCCTTATGAACTCGAGCACTTCCGGGACTGGCACCATAAGCGTCACATCGTGAAGCCCGGAATCACCGGAATTTGCCAGGTGCGCGCTCGGGGTCGTGTCAGCCCCGAGGTGATGCTCGAGATGGACGTCGAATATGCAATGAACTGGACCTTATGGACCGACCTGAAGTTGATTGCCCTGACGTTTCCCGCGGTGCTGCGGGGGCATGGTGCCCGATGA
- a CDS encoding Gfo/Idh/MocA family protein, with protein MKRTTEERINTRIGLANCAIGQSVRVFRLPQPIIVLALGLVGTPKERRSLSMFFNSPRAKLIILNERTMRAFKQGANMAKNEDAEIQAANGGPSLAVIGCGYWGAKHIRVSCDIRNARMSMVVDPRPDRLEYVRSQYPSVAVSRDIGAVLNNPSIDGVIVATPVETHFELARAVLQAGKHVLVEKPLAMTSAQCRELNAIAEQRKRVLMVGHTFEYHPAVGVMRQMIKNGSLGELYYIDSRRLNLGLYRQDANVLWDLAPHDLSIIFCLLEEVPQTIGAWGCAHVLPNVEDVVYAKMGFKSGPTAHVHVSWLDPVKVRQITVVGSDAMLVFDDVQPSEKVRVYQKRFRPQIHGDSYADFQSAYHHGDVHIPAISDSEPLKLEVLDFVNAIMTGGRPRADGLHGLRVVEALEAASACLRLKHKHGGNGRDQRVFRRRNMPAGGAEIAVA; from the coding sequence GTGAAGCGGACCACCGAAGAGCGGATCAACACGCGTATTGGGCTTGCGAATTGCGCAATTGGCCAGTCCGTCAGAGTTTTTCGCCTTCCTCAACCGATCATTGTCCTGGCGCTCGGCCTGGTAGGTACTCCCAAAGAGCGTAGATCACTATCCATGTTCTTCAACAGCCCGCGGGCCAAGTTGATTATCTTGAATGAGCGCACGATGAGGGCCTTCAAACAAGGAGCCAACATGGCGAAAAATGAGGACGCGGAAATTCAGGCCGCGAACGGCGGCCCGTCGCTCGCCGTCATCGGTTGCGGCTACTGGGGCGCGAAACACATCCGCGTCAGCTGCGATATACGCAATGCACGGATGTCGATGGTCGTTGATCCGCGTCCTGACAGATTGGAATATGTCCGTTCACAATATCCCTCTGTCGCGGTTTCGCGTGATATCGGCGCGGTACTGAATAACCCTTCTATAGACGGGGTCATTGTCGCCACCCCTGTGGAGACGCACTTTGAATTGGCGCGAGCGGTGCTCCAGGCCGGAAAGCACGTGCTGGTCGAGAAGCCGTTGGCGATGACGAGCGCGCAATGCCGCGAGTTGAATGCGATCGCCGAGCAGCGCAAGCGCGTGCTGATGGTCGGGCACACATTCGAGTATCACCCGGCGGTCGGTGTCATGCGCCAGATGATCAAGAACGGCTCTCTCGGAGAACTTTACTACATTGACTCGCGGCGCCTGAATCTCGGTCTCTACCGGCAGGACGCCAATGTTCTTTGGGACTTGGCGCCGCACGACCTCTCGATCATCTTCTGCTTGCTGGAGGAGGTGCCGCAAACCATCGGTGCCTGGGGTTGCGCGCACGTTCTGCCCAACGTCGAGGATGTTGTTTACGCCAAGATGGGCTTCAAGAGCGGCCCGACCGCCCACGTGCATGTTTCCTGGTTGGACCCGGTCAAGGTGCGCCAGATCACGGTCGTCGGAAGCGATGCGATGCTGGTGTTCGACGACGTGCAGCCGTCCGAGAAAGTGCGCGTATACCAGAAGCGATTCAGGCCGCAGATCCACGGCGACTCCTACGCCGACTTCCAGTCGGCCTATCATCATGGCGACGTTCATATACCCGCGATATCCGACAGCGAACCTCTGAAACTCGAGGTACTCGACTTCGTCAATGCGATCATGACCGGGGGACGGCCGCGCGCGGACGGATTGCACGGGCTGCGCGTTGTCGAAGCGCTCGAGGCGGCCTCGGCGTGTCTACGGCTCAAGCACAAGCACGGTGGCAACGGCAGGGATCAACGGGTGTTTCGGCGGCGGAATATGCCGGCGGGAGGTGCCGAAATTGCCGTCGCATGA
- a CDS encoding O-antigen ligase, whose amino-acid sequence MSVNQAMSTNLTLDHASQLRVSILTLVLLGISAALIGGVTAFLGASAYGLLYCSFLFALIIFADYRKGVWLLALLLPFASSQLVPRELFEITGLNPFNILLGLTLLSLFAASAFRREDIQFVSFPTTFWIYVGVMTLGACLGVGSVERAIVLPNLQPLTKTAYLLDFAKSLIMLTVAWLAAVLSRSGNGRSVIWALAAAYIAFFFVIAGYLVIDGISLQGLAAGDRDFLSWIGLHANEIGLLANIGFAILLHAALATSAPWSRAILLACAGAAAMMAALTFSRAAFVGIAIILGSYIWKQRSMGQFLLALFAIVTVVLLLPDAFIERASTGLATGDEQAITAGRLNLWLTLIGTFWEAPIIGGGLYSTLWATPNLRGLMLPVAHPHNAYLAVALDLGIVGVVVVAVFFWSVWRTFSHLSKHHVDPQWRGVFEGCMVGLLCLAADGFTDGRFTPTPPQAALWLCYGLALGQAQSTCSIKRPPP is encoded by the coding sequence ATGTCGGTAAACCAAGCAATGTCAACGAATCTGACGCTCGACCATGCCTCTCAATTGAGGGTTAGCATTCTAACTCTAGTACTCCTTGGCATTTCCGCGGCGCTGATCGGTGGCGTGACAGCGTTTCTCGGCGCGTCCGCCTACGGTCTTCTCTATTGCAGCTTCTTGTTCGCACTGATCATTTTTGCTGACTATCGGAAAGGCGTTTGGCTGCTCGCATTGCTGTTGCCATTCGCCTCGAGCCAGCTCGTTCCACGAGAACTTTTCGAGATAACCGGATTGAACCCATTCAATATCTTGCTTGGGCTAACACTCTTATCGTTGTTCGCGGCTTCCGCATTCAGGCGAGAGGATATTCAATTCGTCAGCTTCCCAACTACATTCTGGATTTATGTGGGCGTCATGACACTTGGCGCCTGCCTCGGTGTCGGTTCGGTGGAAAGGGCGATCGTACTTCCTAACCTTCAGCCCTTAACAAAAACCGCATATCTGCTGGACTTTGCAAAGTCGTTGATAATGCTTACGGTGGCCTGGTTGGCGGCGGTTCTTTCCCGAAGCGGCAATGGACGCTCCGTAATCTGGGCGCTGGCAGCTGCGTACATTGCCTTTTTCTTCGTGATTGCCGGTTACCTCGTTATCGATGGCATCAGCCTGCAGGGCCTGGCGGCTGGCGACAGAGATTTTCTAAGTTGGATCGGATTACATGCCAATGAAATCGGCCTGCTGGCCAACATTGGGTTCGCGATCCTCCTCCACGCCGCACTAGCCACCTCTGCACCCTGGTCGCGTGCAATACTGCTGGCATGCGCCGGCGCTGCCGCAATGATGGCTGCGTTGACCTTCTCACGGGCCGCTTTCGTTGGGATTGCCATCATACTGGGCTCCTACATATGGAAACAGCGAAGCATGGGTCAGTTCTTGCTGGCGCTGTTTGCAATCGTGACGGTCGTATTGCTATTGCCCGACGCGTTCATTGAACGGGCATCGACCGGCCTGGCTACCGGGGACGAACAGGCGATAACCGCTGGTCGGCTCAACCTCTGGCTTACATTGATAGGTACTTTTTGGGAGGCGCCCATTATTGGTGGAGGCCTCTATTCGACGCTGTGGGCGACCCCGAACCTCCGTGGCCTCATGCTTCCGGTCGCTCATCCGCATAATGCCTATCTGGCCGTCGCCCTTGACCTCGGAATAGTGGGTGTTGTGGTTGTGGCGGTTTTCTTCTGGTCAGTATGGCGGACGTTTAGTCATTTATCCAAGCACCACGTCGATCCGCAATGGCGCGGTGTTTTTGAAGGCTGCATGGTTGGCCTGTTGTGCCTTGCAGCCGACGGATTCACGGATGGTCGATTTACTCCAACCCCCCCGCAGGCGGCTCTATGGCTGTGTTACGGGCTCGCCCTCGGTCAGGCACAATCAACGTGTTCCATCAAGAGACCGCCGCCATGA
- a CDS encoding glycosyltransferase family 4 protein, whose product MKVCFVGFDNLPILAREYNHHGNGGAQLQQTLLAKALVARGYQVSMVVWDYGQSDAAAWHGVTTYKAYRPDAGLPVLRFVYPRLTTTWAALMRADADVYYTSTEGGLVGLVAMFCRRHGRGFIHRLAHDNDADPKPKRLSILHTRDKQLYKYGLRHAHTILCQHAGQQRALMENYAVTSVVADPLLDPPSRQLDREKRDLEILWVSNLLPFKRPELAIELARHMPSRHIHMVGGPQPGFSDLYSKIESAAKRQPNLTFCGRVPYHDVGDLYDRAKVFVNTSDTEGFPNSFLQSWSRGVPVISFFDPGGLISREGLGVSLRSIDEMACAAEHLIADETEWRKVSMRCRNYMDRVHGDHVVLKPYVTAIEEAVRRRKK is encoded by the coding sequence ATGAAGGTGTGTTTCGTCGGTTTCGATAACCTTCCGATCCTTGCCCGCGAATACAACCACCATGGCAATGGCGGGGCGCAGTTACAACAGACGTTGCTCGCGAAAGCACTCGTTGCTCGTGGATACCAGGTTTCCATGGTCGTCTGGGATTATGGTCAGTCAGACGCAGCAGCCTGGCATGGCGTCACAACCTACAAAGCGTATCGTCCGGATGCGGGTCTTCCGGTACTTCGTTTTGTTTATCCCCGTTTGACCACAACGTGGGCGGCGTTGATGCGGGCCGATGCCGACGTTTACTACACGAGTACCGAGGGTGGGCTTGTCGGCTTGGTCGCGATGTTCTGCCGCCGGCATGGACGTGGCTTCATACACCGGTTAGCACACGACAACGATGCCGATCCTAAACCTAAACGACTGAGCATTCTCCATACGCGAGACAAACAATTGTACAAATATGGATTGAGACATGCTCATACTATCCTTTGCCAGCACGCGGGCCAGCAACGCGCACTCATGGAAAATTACGCAGTGACGAGCGTGGTCGCTGACCCGCTGCTGGATCCCCCCAGTCGGCAGCTGGATCGTGAGAAGCGCGACTTGGAAATTCTTTGGGTCAGCAACCTGCTTCCCTTCAAGCGACCCGAACTCGCCATCGAGTTGGCGCGTCACATGCCTTCCCGGCATATTCACATGGTCGGTGGTCCACAACCGGGTTTTTCCGATCTGTACAGCAAGATCGAGTCTGCCGCGAAGAGACAGCCGAACCTGACGTTTTGCGGTCGCGTGCCTTATCACGACGTAGGTGACCTCTATGACCGCGCCAAGGTCTTCGTCAACACCTCCGACACGGAGGGTTTTCCGAATTCCTTTCTTCAGTCGTGGAGTCGCGGCGTTCCTGTAATATCTTTTTTTGATCCTGGTGGACTTATCAGTCGCGAAGGCCTGGGTGTCTCGCTCCGGTCCATCGATGAGATGGCTTGCGCTGCTGAGCACTTGATTGCCGATGAAACAGAATGGCGAAAGGTGTCCATGCGATGCAGGAACTATATGGACCGGGTGCATGGCGATCACGTGGTGCTGAAGCCCTACGTCACAGCCATCGAGGAAGCGGTTCGCCGAAGGAAAAAATGA
- a CDS encoding lipopolysaccharide biosynthesis protein, protein MTRAEQTAPLRRKYESLLERAAYRRRARGMGSGIRRKAGFLAAAGLLEYAMQLGVPVILVRHLTKQEFGDYRLMWLLVQTGLILFPLFLPQSLFYFLPRAAPGTRRKLMGNTFASLFALGGLSILLLLGLMPVLPSSIGGLQPYSPLVQIFVGIWILASILDVLPTADGKAEWGACATIGFAIVKTAALAGAAVAFGDVGWILVVMCGLAMLKVGLAVFYALFAAQERGLGFDGQLARAQLKYSLPFAMADGFFALRGQAGQWVVAANFSSSAFALISIASTAMLLGTLTRQPLGNALLPNFSSLVGEGNVDGARKLVSKAYLLLACTLPPLFGLLIATADDLVELIYTREYLGAAPLMQIYSLGQIATVFGAGQLLWALGLGRQAATISAISLLLSVALSILGLQLFGLAGAVAGSITGLVLWEWWALIKVATALRTSIAKLIPMDQTWKVAFVVVVGVLVAHIVSSELDTSVFLRLVAKSSAFMTTVLLGFVLTKVHHSVLSLVRRASEERVY, encoded by the coding sequence ATGACGCGCGCCGAGCAAACCGCTCCACTTCGCAGGAAGTACGAAAGCCTGCTGGAGCGGGCCGCATACAGGAGGCGCGCGCGCGGCATGGGATCGGGGATTCGCCGGAAGGCAGGATTTCTCGCGGCTGCAGGGTTGCTCGAATATGCCATGCAGTTGGGGGTGCCTGTCATCCTGGTCCGCCACCTGACCAAGCAGGAGTTCGGGGACTACCGCCTGATGTGGCTGCTCGTCCAAACGGGGTTGATCCTCTTTCCCCTGTTCCTGCCGCAGTCCCTGTTCTATTTCCTGCCGCGCGCCGCTCCAGGAACCCGCCGAAAGCTCATGGGCAATACGTTCGCAAGTCTCTTCGCTCTTGGGGGGCTCTCGATTCTGTTGCTTTTAGGGCTGATGCCCGTCTTGCCGAGTTCGATTGGAGGCCTCCAGCCTTACTCGCCCCTCGTTCAGATCTTCGTTGGCATCTGGATATTGGCGTCGATTCTTGATGTCTTGCCGACGGCGGACGGAAAGGCGGAATGGGGGGCCTGCGCAACGATCGGGTTTGCGATAGTCAAGACAGCGGCATTGGCAGGTGCAGCAGTCGCATTTGGCGATGTCGGATGGATTCTGGTGGTGATGTGCGGCCTGGCCATGCTGAAGGTCGGCCTTGCGGTGTTCTATGCCCTCTTTGCCGCGCAGGAACGGGGTCTCGGATTCGACGGCCAGTTGGCCCGCGCGCAATTGAAGTACTCGCTGCCCTTTGCGATGGCCGATGGCTTTTTTGCCTTGCGTGGGCAGGCCGGTCAATGGGTGGTGGCAGCGAACTTTTCGAGCTCTGCCTTTGCACTCATCTCGATTGCATCGACCGCCATGCTCCTCGGAACCTTGACCCGCCAGCCTCTAGGTAACGCGCTTCTGCCTAACTTCAGTTCCTTGGTGGGCGAAGGCAACGTTGATGGCGCCCGCAAGCTGGTGTCGAAAGCGTATCTGCTGCTGGCATGTACGCTGCCGCCACTCTTCGGGTTGCTGATAGCGACCGCGGACGACCTGGTGGAACTGATCTATACGCGCGAGTATCTCGGGGCAGCGCCGCTCATGCAAATTTACTCGCTGGGACAGATCGCAACTGTTTTCGGGGCCGGCCAGCTTCTTTGGGCGTTAGGATTGGGCCGGCAGGCCGCGACAATCAGCGCGATATCGCTTTTGCTGTCAGTTGCCTTGAGCATCCTTGGTCTCCAGTTGTTTGGTCTCGCCGGTGCGGTTGCAGGAAGCATCACCGGTCTAGTTCTTTGGGAGTGGTGGGCGTTGATCAAGGTCGCCACGGCGCTCAGAACCAGTATCGCCAAATTGATACCGATGGATCAGACCTGGAAAGTCGCCTTCGTGGTTGTAGTCGGTGTACTGGTCGCTCACATAGTCTCCTCCGAGCTAGACACATCCGTTTTTTTGCGACTCGTGGCGAAGTCTTCGGCTTTTATGACGACCGTACTGCTTGGGTTCGTGCTCACGAAGGTCCATCACTCGGTGCTATCTCTCGTTCGCCGCGCGAGCGAAGAGCGCGTTTATTAA